Proteins from one Oncorhynchus tshawytscha isolate Ot180627B linkage group LG16, Otsh_v2.0, whole genome shotgun sequence genomic window:
- the LOC121839707 gene encoding pollen-specific leucine-rich repeat extensin-like protein 1 translates to MTITELNTTPLNQPSPTIYNILASTSAPQTWTQTGPRTWTQTGPRTWTQTGPRTWTQTGPRTWTQTGPRTWTQTGPETWTQTGPETWTQTWTQTPRNLDPDRPRTWTQTGPEPGPRPAHEPGPRPAHEPGPRPAHEPGPRPAHEPGPRPALDEPGPRPAHEPGPRPAHEPGPRPAHEPGPRPAHKPGPRPAHKPGPRPAHKPGPRPAHNLDPDRPTNLDPDWSPPPNLDPDWCPPNLDPDWCPPNLDPRPHHSQNGCKKNPDENNPRALITRGCGATDTLFQPRVLYWFITEIFCLKRL, encoded by the coding sequence ATGACTATTACTGAACTGAATACAACACCCCTCAACCAGCCCTCACCAACTATCTACAATATCCTTGCCTCAACCTCAGCCCCACAAACCTGGACCCAGACTGGCCCACGAACCTGGACCCAGACCGGCCCACGAACCTGGACCCAGACCGGCCCACGAACCTGGACCCAGACCGGCCCACGAACCTGGACCCAGACCGGCCCACGAACCTGGACCCAGACCGGCCCAGAAACCTGGACCCAGACCGGCCCAGAAACCTGGACCCAGACCTGGACCCAGACCCCCAGAAACCTGGACCCAGACCGGCCCAGAACCTGGACCCAGACCGGCCCAGAACCTGGACCCAGACCGGCCCACGAACCTGGACCCAGACCGGCCCACGAACCTGGACCCAGACCGGCCCACGAACCTGGACCCAGACCGGCCCACGAACCTGGACCCAGACCGGCCCTGGACGAACCTGGACCCAGACCGGCCCACGAACCTGGACCCAGACCGGCCCACGAACCTGGACCCAGACCGGCCCACGAACCTGGACCCAGACCGGCCCACAAACCTGGACCCAGACCGGCCCACAAACCTGGACCCAGACCGGCCCACAAACCTGGACCCAGACCGGCCCACAACCTGGACCCAGACCGGCCCACAAACCTGGACCCAGACTGGTCCCCCCCCCCAAACCTGGACCCAGACTGGTGTCCCCCAAACCTGGACCCAGACTGGTGTCCCCCAAACCTGGACCCCCGCCCCCATCATTCACAAAATGGCTGCAAGAAAAACCCAGATGAAAATAATCCCAGAGCCCTCATCACTCGAGGTTGTGGTGCCACGGACACCTTGTTCCAACCTCGTGTTCTTTATTGGTTTATTACTGAGATCTTCTGTTTAAAACGGTTGTAA